In one window of Canis lupus baileyi chromosome 12, mCanLup2.hap1, whole genome shotgun sequence DNA:
- the KIF3C gene encoding kinesin-like protein KIF3C isoform X2, whose product MASKTKASEALKVVARCRPLSRKEEAAGHEQILTMDVKLGQVTLRNPRAAPGELPKSFTFDAVYDASSKQADLYDETVRPLVDSVLQGFNGTVFAYGQTGTGKTYTMQGTWVEPELRGVIPNAFEHIFTHISRSQNQQYLVRASYLEIYQEEIRDLLSKEPGKRLELKENPETGVYIKDLSSFVTKNVKEIEHVMNLGNQTRAVGSTHMNEVSSRSHAIFVITVECSERGSDGQDHIRVGKLNLVDLAGSERQNKAGPNTAAGTAAQSTGSGGGGGGGGGGGGGGERPKEASKINLSLSALGNVIAALAGNRSTHIPYRDSKLTRLLQDSLGGNAKTIMVATLGPASHSYDESLSTLRFANRAKNIKNKPRVNEDPKDTLLREFQEEIARLKAQLEKKGMLGKRLRRKSSRRKKAVSAPAGYPEGSVIEAWVAEEEDDNNNNHRPPQPILESALDKNMENYLQEQKERLEEEKAAIQDDRSLVSEEKQKLLEEKEKMLEDLRREQQATELLAAKYKAMESKLLIGGRNIMDHTNEQQKMLELKRQEIAEQKRREREMQQEMMLRDEETMELRGTYTSLQQEVEVKTKKLKKLYAKLQAVKAEIQDQHDEYIRVRQDLEEAQNEQTRELKLKYLIIENFIPPEEKNKIMNRLFLDCEEEQWKFQPLVPAGVNNSQMKKRPTSAVGYKRPISQYARVAMAMGSHPRYRAENIMFLELDVSPPAVFEMEFSQDQEQDPRALHMERLMRLDSFLERPSTSKVRKSRCQSPQRPPPSTAHASLASAALRPTTVLDHE is encoded by the exons ATGGCCAGTAAAACCAAGGCCAGCGAGGCCCTGAAGGTGGTGGCTCGGTGCCGCCCCCTCAGCCGGAAGGAGGAGGCTGCTGGTCACGAGCAGATCCTGACCATGGACGTGAAACTGGGCCAGGTGACCCTGCGGAACCCCCGCGCTGCCCCCGGGGAGCTGCCCAAGTCCTTCACCTTCGATGCCGTTTATGATGCCAGCTCCAAGCAGGCGGACTTATACGATGAAACCGTGAGGCCCCTGGTAGACTCGGTGCTTCAGGGTTTCAATGGCACGGTGTTTGCCTATGGCCAGACGGGCACTGGCAAGACCTACACCATGCAGGGGACCTGGGTGGAGCCCGAGCTGCGCGGGGTCATCCCCAATGCCTTTGAGCATATCTTCACCCACATCTCTCGCTCCCAGAACCAGCAGTACCTGGTCCGGGCCTCCTACCTGGAGATCTACCAGGAGGAGATTCGAGACCTGCTCTCCAAGGAGCCTGGCAAGAGGCTAGAACTGAAGGAGAACCCCGAGACCGGTGTCTACATCAAGGATCTCTCCTCCTTTGTCACCAAGAATGTCAAGGAGATCGAGCACGTGATGAACCTGGGAAACCAGACCCGGGCGGTGGGCAGCACACACATGAATGAGGTCAGCTCCCGCTCCCATGCCATATTCGTCATCACTGTGGAGTGCAGTGAGCGTGGCTCAGATGGCCAGGACCACATCCGTGTGGGCAAGCTCAACCTGGTGGACCTGGCTGGCAGTGAGAGGCAGAACAAGGCGGGCCCCAACACAGCTGCAGGGACCGCCGCGCAGTCCACGGGGAGTGGCGgcggtggaggtggtggtggtggtggtggtggaggtggagagaggcCCAAGGAAGCCTCCAAAATCAACCTCTCACTGTCTGCCCTGGGCAACGTGATCGCTGCTCTGGCGGGCAACAGGAGCACCCATATCCCCTACCGGGACTCCAAGCTGACCCGGCTGCTCCAAGACTCTCTGGGGGGGAACGCCAAGACCATCATGGTGGCCACTCTGGGGCCAGCTTCTCACAGCTACGACGAGAGCCTCTCCACCCTGCGCTTTGCCAACAGGGCCAAGAACATCAAGAACAAGCCCCGGGTGAACGAGGATCCCAAGGACACGCTGCTGCGGGAATTCCAGGAGGAGATCGCCCGCCTGAAGGCCCAGCTGGAGAAGAAGGGGATGCTGGGAAAGCGGCTCCGGAGGAAGAGCAGCCGCAGGAAGAAGGCTGTGTCGGCCCCGGCTGGGTACCCGGAGGGGTCAGTGATAGAGGCCTGGGTGGCTGAAGAGGAggatgacaacaacaacaaccaccgcCCACCCCAGCCCATCCTGGAGTCAGCTTTGGATAAGAACATGGAGAATTACCTGCAGGAGCAGAAGGAGCgcctggaggaggagaaggcagcCATCCAGGATGACCGTAGCCTGGTGAGTgaggagaagcagaagctgctggaggaaaaggagaagatgcTGGAAGACCTAAGGCGGGAGCAGCAGGCCACAGAGCTGCTCGCAGCCAAGTACAAG GCCATGGAGAGCAAGCTGCTTATTGGAGGCAGGAACATCATGGATCATACCAATGAGCAGCAGAAGATGTTGGAACTGAAGAGGCAGGAGATTGCTGAGCAG AAACGCCGTGAACGGGAAATGCAGCAGGAGATGATGCTCCGCGATGAGGAGACCATGGAGCTCCGGGGTACCTACACGTCCCTGCAGCAGGAGGTGGAGGTCAAAACCAAGAAACTCAAGAAG CTCTACGCCAAGCTGCAGGCTGTGAAGGCAGAGATCCAGGACCAGCATGACGAGTACATCCGCGTGCGGCAGGACCTGGAGGAGGCACAGAATGAGCAGACTCGGGAGCTCAAGCTCAA GTACCTGATCATCGAGAACTTCATCCCCCCCGAGGAGAAGAACAAGATCATGAACCGCCTTTTCCTGGACTGTGAGGAGGAGCAGTGGAAGTTCCAGCCACTCGTGCCCGCTGGAGT CAATAACAGCCAAATGAAGAAGCGACCAACATCTGCCGTGGGCTACAAGAGGCCTATCAGCCAGTATGCTCGGGTTGCTATGGCAATGGGGTCCCACCCCAGGTACAGG GCTGAAAACATAATGTTTCTGGAGTTGGATGTGTCCCCTCCAGCTGTCTTTGAGATGGAATTCTCTCAGGACCAAGAACAAGACCCCCGTGCACTACACATGGAGAGGCTCATGCGGTTGGACAGCTTTCTGGAAAGACCTTCTACATCTAAAGTTCGAAAGTCCAG GTGTCAGAGTCCTCAGCGGCCTCCACCCTCTACCGCACATGCCTCACTGGCCTCCGCTGCTCTGCGCCCTACAACAGTGCTAGACCATGAGTAA
- the KIF3C gene encoding kinesin-like protein KIF3C isoform X1 — translation MASKTKASEALKVVARCRPLSRKEEAAGHEQILTMDVKLGQVTLRNPRAAPGELPKSFTFDAVYDASSKQADLYDETVRPLVDSVLQGFNGTVFAYGQTGTGKTYTMQGTWVEPELRGVIPNAFEHIFTHISRSQNQQYLVRASYLEIYQEEIRDLLSKEPGKRLELKENPETGVYIKDLSSFVTKNVKEIEHVMNLGNQTRAVGSTHMNEVSSRSHAIFVITVECSERGSDGQDHIRVGKLNLVDLAGSERQNKAGPNTAAGTAAQSTGSGGGGGGGGGGGGGGERPKEASKINLSLSALGNVIAALAGNRSTHIPYRDSKLTRLLQDSLGGNAKTIMVATLGPASHSYDESLSTLRFANRAKNIKNKPRVNEDPKDTLLREFQEEIARLKAQLEKKGMLGKRLRRKSSRRKKAVSAPAGYPEGSVIEAWVAEEEDDNNNNHRPPQPILESALDKNMENYLQEQKERLEEEKAAIQDDRSLVSEEKQKLLEEKEKMLEDLRREQQATELLAAKYKAMESKLLIGGRNIMDHTNEQQKMLELKRQEIAEQKRREREMQQEMMLRDEETMELRGTYTSLQQEVEVKTKKLKKLYAKLQAVKAEIQDQHDEYIRVRQDLEEAQNEQTRELKLKYLIIENFIPPEEKNKIMNRLFLDCEEEQWKFQPLVPAGVNNSQMKKRPTSAVGYKRPISQYARVAMAMGSHPRYRAENIMFLELDVSPPAVFEMEFSQDQEQDPRALHMERLMRLDSFLERPSTSKVRKSRSWCQSPQRPPPSTAHASLASAALRPTTVLDHE, via the exons ATGGCCAGTAAAACCAAGGCCAGCGAGGCCCTGAAGGTGGTGGCTCGGTGCCGCCCCCTCAGCCGGAAGGAGGAGGCTGCTGGTCACGAGCAGATCCTGACCATGGACGTGAAACTGGGCCAGGTGACCCTGCGGAACCCCCGCGCTGCCCCCGGGGAGCTGCCCAAGTCCTTCACCTTCGATGCCGTTTATGATGCCAGCTCCAAGCAGGCGGACTTATACGATGAAACCGTGAGGCCCCTGGTAGACTCGGTGCTTCAGGGTTTCAATGGCACGGTGTTTGCCTATGGCCAGACGGGCACTGGCAAGACCTACACCATGCAGGGGACCTGGGTGGAGCCCGAGCTGCGCGGGGTCATCCCCAATGCCTTTGAGCATATCTTCACCCACATCTCTCGCTCCCAGAACCAGCAGTACCTGGTCCGGGCCTCCTACCTGGAGATCTACCAGGAGGAGATTCGAGACCTGCTCTCCAAGGAGCCTGGCAAGAGGCTAGAACTGAAGGAGAACCCCGAGACCGGTGTCTACATCAAGGATCTCTCCTCCTTTGTCACCAAGAATGTCAAGGAGATCGAGCACGTGATGAACCTGGGAAACCAGACCCGGGCGGTGGGCAGCACACACATGAATGAGGTCAGCTCCCGCTCCCATGCCATATTCGTCATCACTGTGGAGTGCAGTGAGCGTGGCTCAGATGGCCAGGACCACATCCGTGTGGGCAAGCTCAACCTGGTGGACCTGGCTGGCAGTGAGAGGCAGAACAAGGCGGGCCCCAACACAGCTGCAGGGACCGCCGCGCAGTCCACGGGGAGTGGCGgcggtggaggtggtggtggtggtggtggtggaggtggagagaggcCCAAGGAAGCCTCCAAAATCAACCTCTCACTGTCTGCCCTGGGCAACGTGATCGCTGCTCTGGCGGGCAACAGGAGCACCCATATCCCCTACCGGGACTCCAAGCTGACCCGGCTGCTCCAAGACTCTCTGGGGGGGAACGCCAAGACCATCATGGTGGCCACTCTGGGGCCAGCTTCTCACAGCTACGACGAGAGCCTCTCCACCCTGCGCTTTGCCAACAGGGCCAAGAACATCAAGAACAAGCCCCGGGTGAACGAGGATCCCAAGGACACGCTGCTGCGGGAATTCCAGGAGGAGATCGCCCGCCTGAAGGCCCAGCTGGAGAAGAAGGGGATGCTGGGAAAGCGGCTCCGGAGGAAGAGCAGCCGCAGGAAGAAGGCTGTGTCGGCCCCGGCTGGGTACCCGGAGGGGTCAGTGATAGAGGCCTGGGTGGCTGAAGAGGAggatgacaacaacaacaaccaccgcCCACCCCAGCCCATCCTGGAGTCAGCTTTGGATAAGAACATGGAGAATTACCTGCAGGAGCAGAAGGAGCgcctggaggaggagaaggcagcCATCCAGGATGACCGTAGCCTGGTGAGTgaggagaagcagaagctgctggaggaaaaggagaagatgcTGGAAGACCTAAGGCGGGAGCAGCAGGCCACAGAGCTGCTCGCAGCCAAGTACAAG GCCATGGAGAGCAAGCTGCTTATTGGAGGCAGGAACATCATGGATCATACCAATGAGCAGCAGAAGATGTTGGAACTGAAGAGGCAGGAGATTGCTGAGCAG AAACGCCGTGAACGGGAAATGCAGCAGGAGATGATGCTCCGCGATGAGGAGACCATGGAGCTCCGGGGTACCTACACGTCCCTGCAGCAGGAGGTGGAGGTCAAAACCAAGAAACTCAAGAAG CTCTACGCCAAGCTGCAGGCTGTGAAGGCAGAGATCCAGGACCAGCATGACGAGTACATCCGCGTGCGGCAGGACCTGGAGGAGGCACAGAATGAGCAGACTCGGGAGCTCAAGCTCAA GTACCTGATCATCGAGAACTTCATCCCCCCCGAGGAGAAGAACAAGATCATGAACCGCCTTTTCCTGGACTGTGAGGAGGAGCAGTGGAAGTTCCAGCCACTCGTGCCCGCTGGAGT CAATAACAGCCAAATGAAGAAGCGACCAACATCTGCCGTGGGCTACAAGAGGCCTATCAGCCAGTATGCTCGGGTTGCTATGGCAATGGGGTCCCACCCCAGGTACAGG GCTGAAAACATAATGTTTCTGGAGTTGGATGTGTCCCCTCCAGCTGTCTTTGAGATGGAATTCTCTCAGGACCAAGAACAAGACCCCCGTGCACTACACATGGAGAGGCTCATGCGGTTGGACAGCTTTCTGGAAAGACCTTCTACATCTAAAGTTCGAAAGTCCAGGTCCTG GTGTCAGAGTCCTCAGCGGCCTCCACCCTCTACCGCACATGCCTCACTGGCCTCCGCTGCTCTGCGCCCTACAACAGTGCTAGACCATGAGTAA